A single Ziziphus jujuba cultivar Dongzao chromosome 11, ASM3175591v1 DNA region contains:
- the LOC107431673 gene encoding protein FAR1-RELATED SEQUENCE 5 isoform X1, protein MASNINSKPGVHTLSDVEETGDMELGTQVGEDDNLMGKVVNSEDEAYALYNAYALRVGFSIRKGKVRYFTGSKKIRSREYFCSKEGFKLDEDLEEKKVRRLDTRTGCKAFVRFSNEDGLWKVVAFNPQHNHELAMPSEKHLLKSARRMPISKAHVPGVEGFGDIGFVNRDCYTYMNRQKTLMSAGDSQNLLNLFKSKQAEDSLFFYTVQVDQENRITNFFWRDGRSRLDYDCFGDVLAFDTTCRTNKYNLICAPFVGVNHHWQNVMFGCAFMLDETTTSFEWLFKSFLESMGNRPPKTILTDHNQAISNAIEIVFPNTRHCLCRWHILKSVASQVGDLSENSEFKYLFNKCLTGCEEAADFQQSWDNLIQKYNIGNHKWFNTLYEVRAKWSTAFTKDVFTGGISSSQRSESTGNVLVGLANDITSLSKFVIAYEKLVASMRSSEFNEDFRCKQGAQSKVLKKSGILGQASNVYTNKIYKLFEEELLGSIGTTWTELVSRDTLHTFEVREEGSQRVCTVKFNSHSAEIFCSCKKFESLGILCCHALRVFGIKNLTRIPNQYVLKRWTKEAKGGMMGYEQSAPHSMNRKDELVWRNSMIRFVCNSIYKAQGMDTARKLCIKKLLEFDREIDEEVARLKLGEERNLGTDIANEGNDACTPVLCPSHMEDLSSTRHKGHCEKRKTNPSKEAISAGKSKQSSHPILLPSIDINSRSQSNSLCDQHHMYPNAPLSTHTQESSTNVLSVSYDFSQSGSVSRTEIMEPTVNTNCEIFPSMGQFMLESENTGGDEESGIVPK, encoded by the exons ATGGCTTCCAACATCAATTCTAAGCCAG GGGTGCACACTCTTAGTGATGTTGAAGAAACTGGAGATATGGAGCTTGGGACTCAAGTTGGCGAAGATGATAACTTGATGGGGAAAGTGGTCAACAGTGAGGACGAGGCTTATGCGTTATACAATGCTTATGCATTGAGAGTTGGCTTCAGTATTCGGAAAGGGAAGGTCAGATATTTTACTGGTTCAAAGAAGATACGCTCTCGTGAATATTTTTGTTCTAAAGAAGGTTTCAAATTAGACGAAGATCTTGAGGAGAAAAAAGTGAGAAGATTAGATACTAGAACTGGTTGCAAAGCGTTTGTCCGTTTTTCAAATGAAGATGGTCTTTGGAAGGTGGTTGCATTTAACCCACAACATAATCATGAGCTTGCAATGCCATCAGAAAAGCATTTGTTAAAATCTGCTCGACGTATGCCAATATCTAAGGCGCATGTTCCAGGAGTAGAAGGCTTTGGAGACATAGGATTTGTAAATCGAGATTGTTATACCTATATGAATAGACAAAAGACATTAATGAGTGCTGGGGATTCCCAGAACTTATTAAACCTTTTCAAATCTAAACAGGCTGAAGATTCTCTGTTTTTCTATACTGTTCAAGTAGATCAGGAAAACCGCATAACTAATTTCTTTTGGAGAGATGGAAGATCGAGACTCGATTATGATTGTTTTGGTGATGTTTTAGCATTTGACACTACTTGTCGGACAAACAAATATAACCTAATATGTGCACCCTTTGTTGGTGTTAATCATCACTGGCAAAATGTGATGTTTGGTTGTGCATTCATGTTAGATGAGACTACAACTTCATTTGAATGGTTGTTTAAGTCATTTTTAGAATCAATGGGGAATAGACCACCAAAGACTATTTTGACGGATCATAATCAAGCAATTTCAAATGCTATTGAGATTGTTTTTCCTAATACCAGACATTGTTTATGTCGATGGCACATATTGAAGAGTGTTGCATCACAAGTGGGGGATTTAAGTGAAAATTCAGAGTTCAAATACCTGTTTAACAAGTGCCTTACGGGTTGTGAAGAAGCTGCAGACTTTCAACAATCTTGGGATAATTTGATTCAGAAATACAATATTGGGAATCACAAATGGTTTAATACACTATATGAAGTTCGAGCCAAGTGGAGCACTGCATTTACTAAGGATGTCTTTACAGGTGGAATAAGTTCTTCCCAAAGAAGTGAAAGTACTGGCAATGTCCTTGTTGGTTTAGCCAATGACATAACAAGTCTTTCTAAATTTGTGATTGCTTATGAAAAATTAGTGGCTAGTATGCGATCCTCTGAGTTTAATGAAGATTTTCGCTGTAAACAAGGTGCACAATCAAAAGTGTTGAAGAAAAGTGGCATCTTGGGCCAGGCATCTAATGTTTACactaacaaaatttataaactgTTTGAGGAGGAGTTACTTGGTAGTATTGGAACAACATGGACTGAACTTGTCTCTCGCGATACTCTTCATACTTTTGAGGTTCGTGAGGAAGGGAGTCAAAGAGTGTGTACTGTGAAATTCAATTCACACAGTGctgaaattttttgttcttgCAAAAAATTTGAGTCATTGGGTATTTTGTGTTGTCATGCTTTACGAGTTTTTGGTATAAAGAATTTGACTAGGATTCCTAATCAATATGTTTTGAAACGCTGGACAAAAGAGGCAAAAGGAGGGATGATGGGTTATGAACAAAGTGCACCTCACTCCATGAATAGGAAGGATGAGCTAGTTTGGCGTAATAGTATGATACGCTTTGTTTGCAATTCTATATATAAGGCTCAAGGTATGGATACAGCTAGGAAACTTTGTATAAAGAAGTTACTTGAGTTTGACAGAGAGATCGATGAAGAAGTTGCCAGGTTAAAGTTGGGTGAAGAAAGAAATTTAGGGACTGATATAGCTAATGAAGGGAATGATGCTTGTACACCAGTGTTATGTCCCTCACATATGGAAGATTTATCAAGCACTAGACACAAGGGCCATTGTGAGAAGCGCAAAACAAATCCATCAAAGGAAGCAATATCTGCag GAAAAAGCAAACAATCAAGTCACCCAATTCTTCTTCCTTCCATTGACATCAATAGTAGGTCACAGAGTAATAGTTTATGTGATCAACATCATATGTACCCCAATGCACCATTGTCTACGCATACTCAG GAATCATCTACAAATGTACTGTCAGTGTCATACGATTTTTCTCAATCAGGTTCAGTATCAAGGACAGAA ATAATGGAACCCACCGTAAATACAAATTGTGAGATTTTCCCTAGCATGGGGCAATTTATGCTTGAAAGTGAGAACACAGGGGGAGATGAAGAAAGTGGAATAGTTCCTAAATAG
- the LOC107431673 gene encoding protein FAR1-RELATED SEQUENCE 5 isoform X5 — protein MASNINSKPGVHTLSDVEETGDMELGTQVGEDDNLMGKVVNSEDEAYALYNAYALRVGFSIRKGKVRYFTGSKKIRSREYFCSKEGFKLDEDLEEKKVRRLDTRTGCKAFVRFSNEDGLWKVVAFNPQHNHELAMPSEKHLLKSARRMPISKAHVPGVEGFGDIGFVNRDCYTYMNRQKTLMSAGDSQNLLNLFKSKQAEDSLFFYTVQVDQENRITNFFWRDGRSRLDYDCFGDVLAFDTTCRTNKYNLICAPFVGVNHHWQNVMFGCAFMLDETTTSFEWLFKSFLESMGNRPPKTILTDHNQAISNAIEIVFPNTRHCLCRWHILKSVASQVGDLSENSEFKYLFNKCLTGCEEAADFQQSWDNLIQKYNIGNHKWFNTLYEVRAKWSTAFTKDVFTGGISSSQRSESTGNVLVGLANDITSLSKFVIAYEKLVASMRSSEFNEDFRCKQGAQSKVLKKSGILGQASNVYTNKIYKLFEEELLGSIGTTWTELVSRDTLHTFEVREEGSQRVCTVKFNSHSAEIFCSCKKFESLGILCCHALRVFGIKNLTRIPNQYVLKRWTKEAKGGMMGYEQSAPHSMNRKDELVWRNSMIRFVCNSIYKAQGMDTARKLCIKKLLEFDREIDEEVARLKLGEERNLGTDIANEGNDACTPVLCPSHMEDLSSTRHKGHCEKRKTNPSKEAISAGKSKQSSHPILLPSIDINSRSQSNSLCDQHHMYPNAPLSTHTQ, from the exons ATGGCTTCCAACATCAATTCTAAGCCAG GGGTGCACACTCTTAGTGATGTTGAAGAAACTGGAGATATGGAGCTTGGGACTCAAGTTGGCGAAGATGATAACTTGATGGGGAAAGTGGTCAACAGTGAGGACGAGGCTTATGCGTTATACAATGCTTATGCATTGAGAGTTGGCTTCAGTATTCGGAAAGGGAAGGTCAGATATTTTACTGGTTCAAAGAAGATACGCTCTCGTGAATATTTTTGTTCTAAAGAAGGTTTCAAATTAGACGAAGATCTTGAGGAGAAAAAAGTGAGAAGATTAGATACTAGAACTGGTTGCAAAGCGTTTGTCCGTTTTTCAAATGAAGATGGTCTTTGGAAGGTGGTTGCATTTAACCCACAACATAATCATGAGCTTGCAATGCCATCAGAAAAGCATTTGTTAAAATCTGCTCGACGTATGCCAATATCTAAGGCGCATGTTCCAGGAGTAGAAGGCTTTGGAGACATAGGATTTGTAAATCGAGATTGTTATACCTATATGAATAGACAAAAGACATTAATGAGTGCTGGGGATTCCCAGAACTTATTAAACCTTTTCAAATCTAAACAGGCTGAAGATTCTCTGTTTTTCTATACTGTTCAAGTAGATCAGGAAAACCGCATAACTAATTTCTTTTGGAGAGATGGAAGATCGAGACTCGATTATGATTGTTTTGGTGATGTTTTAGCATTTGACACTACTTGTCGGACAAACAAATATAACCTAATATGTGCACCCTTTGTTGGTGTTAATCATCACTGGCAAAATGTGATGTTTGGTTGTGCATTCATGTTAGATGAGACTACAACTTCATTTGAATGGTTGTTTAAGTCATTTTTAGAATCAATGGGGAATAGACCACCAAAGACTATTTTGACGGATCATAATCAAGCAATTTCAAATGCTATTGAGATTGTTTTTCCTAATACCAGACATTGTTTATGTCGATGGCACATATTGAAGAGTGTTGCATCACAAGTGGGGGATTTAAGTGAAAATTCAGAGTTCAAATACCTGTTTAACAAGTGCCTTACGGGTTGTGAAGAAGCTGCAGACTTTCAACAATCTTGGGATAATTTGATTCAGAAATACAATATTGGGAATCACAAATGGTTTAATACACTATATGAAGTTCGAGCCAAGTGGAGCACTGCATTTACTAAGGATGTCTTTACAGGTGGAATAAGTTCTTCCCAAAGAAGTGAAAGTACTGGCAATGTCCTTGTTGGTTTAGCCAATGACATAACAAGTCTTTCTAAATTTGTGATTGCTTATGAAAAATTAGTGGCTAGTATGCGATCCTCTGAGTTTAATGAAGATTTTCGCTGTAAACAAGGTGCACAATCAAAAGTGTTGAAGAAAAGTGGCATCTTGGGCCAGGCATCTAATGTTTACactaacaaaatttataaactgTTTGAGGAGGAGTTACTTGGTAGTATTGGAACAACATGGACTGAACTTGTCTCTCGCGATACTCTTCATACTTTTGAGGTTCGTGAGGAAGGGAGTCAAAGAGTGTGTACTGTGAAATTCAATTCACACAGTGctgaaattttttgttcttgCAAAAAATTTGAGTCATTGGGTATTTTGTGTTGTCATGCTTTACGAGTTTTTGGTATAAAGAATTTGACTAGGATTCCTAATCAATATGTTTTGAAACGCTGGACAAAAGAGGCAAAAGGAGGGATGATGGGTTATGAACAAAGTGCACCTCACTCCATGAATAGGAAGGATGAGCTAGTTTGGCGTAATAGTATGATACGCTTTGTTTGCAATTCTATATATAAGGCTCAAGGTATGGATACAGCTAGGAAACTTTGTATAAAGAAGTTACTTGAGTTTGACAGAGAGATCGATGAAGAAGTTGCCAGGTTAAAGTTGGGTGAAGAAAGAAATTTAGGGACTGATATAGCTAATGAAGGGAATGATGCTTGTACACCAGTGTTATGTCCCTCACATATGGAAGATTTATCAAGCACTAGACACAAGGGCCATTGTGAGAAGCGCAAAACAAATCCATCAAAGGAAGCAATATCTGCag GAAAAAGCAAACAATCAAGTCACCCAATTCTTCTTCCTTCCATTGACATCAATAGTAGGTCACAGAGTAATAGTTTATGTGATCAACATCATATGTACCCCAATGCACCATTGTCTACGCATACTCAG TAG
- the LOC107431673 gene encoding protein FAR1-RELATED SEQUENCE 5 isoform X2: MASNINSKPGVHTLSDVEETGDMELGTQVGEDDNLMGKVVNSEDEAYALYNAYALRVGFSIRKGKVRYFTGSKKIRSREYFCSKEGFKLDEDLEEKKVRRLDTRTGCKAFVRFSNEDGLWKVVAFNPQHNHELAMPSEKHLLKSARRMPISKAHVPGVEGFGDIGFVNRDCYTYMNRQKTLMSAGDSQNLLNLFKSKQAEDSLFFYTVQVDQENRITNFFWRDGRSRLDYDCFGDVLAFDTTCRTNKYNLICAPFVGVNHHWQNVMFGCAFMLDETTTSFEWLFKSFLESMGNRPPKTILTDHNQAISNAIEIVFPNTRHCLCRWHILKSVASQVGDLSENSEFKYLFNKCLTGCEEAADFQQSWDNLIQKYNIGNHKWFNTLYEVRAKWSTAFTKDVFTGGISSSQRSESTGNVLVGLANDITSLSKFVIAYEKLVASMRSSEFNEDFRCKQGAQSKVLKKSGILGQASNVYTNKIYKLFEEELLGSIGTTWTELVSRDTLHTFEVREEGSQRVCTVKFNSHSAEIFCSCKKFESLGILCCHALRVFGIKNLTRIPNQYVLKRWTKEAKGGMMGYEQSAPHSMNRKDELVWRNSMIRFVCNSIYKAQGMDTARKLCIKKLLEFDREIDEEVARLKLGEERNLGTDIANEGNDACTPVLCPSHMEDLSSTRHKGHCEKRKTNPSKEAISAGKSKQSSHPILLPSIDINSRSQSNSLCDQHHMYPNAPLSTHTQGMGYPNIPFTTMSQDANIMTCMSQVDISVTRS, translated from the exons ATGGCTTCCAACATCAATTCTAAGCCAG GGGTGCACACTCTTAGTGATGTTGAAGAAACTGGAGATATGGAGCTTGGGACTCAAGTTGGCGAAGATGATAACTTGATGGGGAAAGTGGTCAACAGTGAGGACGAGGCTTATGCGTTATACAATGCTTATGCATTGAGAGTTGGCTTCAGTATTCGGAAAGGGAAGGTCAGATATTTTACTGGTTCAAAGAAGATACGCTCTCGTGAATATTTTTGTTCTAAAGAAGGTTTCAAATTAGACGAAGATCTTGAGGAGAAAAAAGTGAGAAGATTAGATACTAGAACTGGTTGCAAAGCGTTTGTCCGTTTTTCAAATGAAGATGGTCTTTGGAAGGTGGTTGCATTTAACCCACAACATAATCATGAGCTTGCAATGCCATCAGAAAAGCATTTGTTAAAATCTGCTCGACGTATGCCAATATCTAAGGCGCATGTTCCAGGAGTAGAAGGCTTTGGAGACATAGGATTTGTAAATCGAGATTGTTATACCTATATGAATAGACAAAAGACATTAATGAGTGCTGGGGATTCCCAGAACTTATTAAACCTTTTCAAATCTAAACAGGCTGAAGATTCTCTGTTTTTCTATACTGTTCAAGTAGATCAGGAAAACCGCATAACTAATTTCTTTTGGAGAGATGGAAGATCGAGACTCGATTATGATTGTTTTGGTGATGTTTTAGCATTTGACACTACTTGTCGGACAAACAAATATAACCTAATATGTGCACCCTTTGTTGGTGTTAATCATCACTGGCAAAATGTGATGTTTGGTTGTGCATTCATGTTAGATGAGACTACAACTTCATTTGAATGGTTGTTTAAGTCATTTTTAGAATCAATGGGGAATAGACCACCAAAGACTATTTTGACGGATCATAATCAAGCAATTTCAAATGCTATTGAGATTGTTTTTCCTAATACCAGACATTGTTTATGTCGATGGCACATATTGAAGAGTGTTGCATCACAAGTGGGGGATTTAAGTGAAAATTCAGAGTTCAAATACCTGTTTAACAAGTGCCTTACGGGTTGTGAAGAAGCTGCAGACTTTCAACAATCTTGGGATAATTTGATTCAGAAATACAATATTGGGAATCACAAATGGTTTAATACACTATATGAAGTTCGAGCCAAGTGGAGCACTGCATTTACTAAGGATGTCTTTACAGGTGGAATAAGTTCTTCCCAAAGAAGTGAAAGTACTGGCAATGTCCTTGTTGGTTTAGCCAATGACATAACAAGTCTTTCTAAATTTGTGATTGCTTATGAAAAATTAGTGGCTAGTATGCGATCCTCTGAGTTTAATGAAGATTTTCGCTGTAAACAAGGTGCACAATCAAAAGTGTTGAAGAAAAGTGGCATCTTGGGCCAGGCATCTAATGTTTACactaacaaaatttataaactgTTTGAGGAGGAGTTACTTGGTAGTATTGGAACAACATGGACTGAACTTGTCTCTCGCGATACTCTTCATACTTTTGAGGTTCGTGAGGAAGGGAGTCAAAGAGTGTGTACTGTGAAATTCAATTCACACAGTGctgaaattttttgttcttgCAAAAAATTTGAGTCATTGGGTATTTTGTGTTGTCATGCTTTACGAGTTTTTGGTATAAAGAATTTGACTAGGATTCCTAATCAATATGTTTTGAAACGCTGGACAAAAGAGGCAAAAGGAGGGATGATGGGTTATGAACAAAGTGCACCTCACTCCATGAATAGGAAGGATGAGCTAGTTTGGCGTAATAGTATGATACGCTTTGTTTGCAATTCTATATATAAGGCTCAAGGTATGGATACAGCTAGGAAACTTTGTATAAAGAAGTTACTTGAGTTTGACAGAGAGATCGATGAAGAAGTTGCCAGGTTAAAGTTGGGTGAAGAAAGAAATTTAGGGACTGATATAGCTAATGAAGGGAATGATGCTTGTACACCAGTGTTATGTCCCTCACATATGGAAGATTTATCAAGCACTAGACACAAGGGCCATTGTGAGAAGCGCAAAACAAATCCATCAAAGGAAGCAATATCTGCag GAAAAAGCAAACAATCAAGTCACCCAATTCTTCTTCCTTCCATTGACATCAATAGTAGGTCACAGAGTAATAGTTTATGTGATCAACATCATATGTACCCCAATGCACCATTGTCTACGCATACTCAG GGTATGGGTTATCCAAACATTCCATTTACAACCATGTCGCAAGATGCCAATATAATGACTTGTATGAGTCAGGTTGACATCTCTGTAACAAGGTCTTGA
- the LOC107431673 gene encoding protein FAR1-RELATED SEQUENCE 5 isoform X4, producing MASNINSKPGVHTLSDVEETGDMELGTQVGEDDNLMGKVVNSEDEAYALYNAYALRVGFSIRKGKVRYFTGSKKIRSREYFCSKEGFKLDEDLEEKKVRRLDTRTGCKAFVRFSNEDGLWKVVAFNPQHNHELAMPSEKHLLKSARRMPISKAHVPGVEGFGDIGFVNRDCYTYMNRQKTLMSAGDSQNLLNLFKSKQAEDSLFFYTVQVDQENRITNFFWRDGRSRLDYDCFGDVLAFDTTCRTNKYNLICAPFVGVNHHWQNVMFGCAFMLDETTTSFEWLFKSFLESMGNRPPKTILTDHNQAISNAIEIVFPNTRHCLCRWHILKSVASQVGDLSENSEFKYLFNKCLTGCEEAADFQQSWDNLIQKYNIGNHKWFNTLYEVRAKWSTAFTKDVFTGGISSSQRSESTGNVLVGLANDITSLSKFVIAYEKLVASMRSSEFNEDFRCKQGAQSKVLKKSGILGQASNVYTNKIYKLFEEELLGSIGTTWTELVSRDTLHTFEVREEGSQRVCTVKFNSHSAEIFCSCKKFESLGILCCHALRVFGIKNLTRIPNQYVLKRWTKEAKGGMMGYEQSAPHSMNRKDELVWRNSMIRFVCNSIYKAQGMDTARKLCIKKLLEFDREIDEEVARLKLGEERNLGTDIANEGNDACTPVLCPSHMEDLSSTRHKGHCEKRKTNPSKEAISAGKSKQSSHPILLPSIDINSRSQSNSLCDQHHMYPNAPLSTHTQSGAVQFLVQ from the exons ATGGCTTCCAACATCAATTCTAAGCCAG GGGTGCACACTCTTAGTGATGTTGAAGAAACTGGAGATATGGAGCTTGGGACTCAAGTTGGCGAAGATGATAACTTGATGGGGAAAGTGGTCAACAGTGAGGACGAGGCTTATGCGTTATACAATGCTTATGCATTGAGAGTTGGCTTCAGTATTCGGAAAGGGAAGGTCAGATATTTTACTGGTTCAAAGAAGATACGCTCTCGTGAATATTTTTGTTCTAAAGAAGGTTTCAAATTAGACGAAGATCTTGAGGAGAAAAAAGTGAGAAGATTAGATACTAGAACTGGTTGCAAAGCGTTTGTCCGTTTTTCAAATGAAGATGGTCTTTGGAAGGTGGTTGCATTTAACCCACAACATAATCATGAGCTTGCAATGCCATCAGAAAAGCATTTGTTAAAATCTGCTCGACGTATGCCAATATCTAAGGCGCATGTTCCAGGAGTAGAAGGCTTTGGAGACATAGGATTTGTAAATCGAGATTGTTATACCTATATGAATAGACAAAAGACATTAATGAGTGCTGGGGATTCCCAGAACTTATTAAACCTTTTCAAATCTAAACAGGCTGAAGATTCTCTGTTTTTCTATACTGTTCAAGTAGATCAGGAAAACCGCATAACTAATTTCTTTTGGAGAGATGGAAGATCGAGACTCGATTATGATTGTTTTGGTGATGTTTTAGCATTTGACACTACTTGTCGGACAAACAAATATAACCTAATATGTGCACCCTTTGTTGGTGTTAATCATCACTGGCAAAATGTGATGTTTGGTTGTGCATTCATGTTAGATGAGACTACAACTTCATTTGAATGGTTGTTTAAGTCATTTTTAGAATCAATGGGGAATAGACCACCAAAGACTATTTTGACGGATCATAATCAAGCAATTTCAAATGCTATTGAGATTGTTTTTCCTAATACCAGACATTGTTTATGTCGATGGCACATATTGAAGAGTGTTGCATCACAAGTGGGGGATTTAAGTGAAAATTCAGAGTTCAAATACCTGTTTAACAAGTGCCTTACGGGTTGTGAAGAAGCTGCAGACTTTCAACAATCTTGGGATAATTTGATTCAGAAATACAATATTGGGAATCACAAATGGTTTAATACACTATATGAAGTTCGAGCCAAGTGGAGCACTGCATTTACTAAGGATGTCTTTACAGGTGGAATAAGTTCTTCCCAAAGAAGTGAAAGTACTGGCAATGTCCTTGTTGGTTTAGCCAATGACATAACAAGTCTTTCTAAATTTGTGATTGCTTATGAAAAATTAGTGGCTAGTATGCGATCCTCTGAGTTTAATGAAGATTTTCGCTGTAAACAAGGTGCACAATCAAAAGTGTTGAAGAAAAGTGGCATCTTGGGCCAGGCATCTAATGTTTACactaacaaaatttataaactgTTTGAGGAGGAGTTACTTGGTAGTATTGGAACAACATGGACTGAACTTGTCTCTCGCGATACTCTTCATACTTTTGAGGTTCGTGAGGAAGGGAGTCAAAGAGTGTGTACTGTGAAATTCAATTCACACAGTGctgaaattttttgttcttgCAAAAAATTTGAGTCATTGGGTATTTTGTGTTGTCATGCTTTACGAGTTTTTGGTATAAAGAATTTGACTAGGATTCCTAATCAATATGTTTTGAAACGCTGGACAAAAGAGGCAAAAGGAGGGATGATGGGTTATGAACAAAGTGCACCTCACTCCATGAATAGGAAGGATGAGCTAGTTTGGCGTAATAGTATGATACGCTTTGTTTGCAATTCTATATATAAGGCTCAAGGTATGGATACAGCTAGGAAACTTTGTATAAAGAAGTTACTTGAGTTTGACAGAGAGATCGATGAAGAAGTTGCCAGGTTAAAGTTGGGTGAAGAAAGAAATTTAGGGACTGATATAGCTAATGAAGGGAATGATGCTTGTACACCAGTGTTATGTCCCTCACATATGGAAGATTTATCAAGCACTAGACACAAGGGCCATTGTGAGAAGCGCAAAACAAATCCATCAAAGGAAGCAATATCTGCag GAAAAAGCAAACAATCAAGTCACCCAATTCTTCTTCCTTCCATTGACATCAATAGTAGGTCACAGAGTAATAGTTTATGTGATCAACATCATATGTACCCCAATGCACCATTGTCTACGCATACTCAG AGCGGGGCTGTGCAATTTTTGGTGCAATGA